From a region of the Pirellulales bacterium genome:
- a CDS encoding amidohydrolase codes for MADRTTTHAPPAAGHFIDAHVHVWTDDFERYPFAAGFTREGIKPRRFTPADLLELCIPLGVDRIVLIQMNFYGYDNSYMLDSIRRHPGVFAGIAQVDEHGTDPAAEMRRLKQAGVRGVRITPGSRKENGWLDGVGMRAMWKTAAQEQMAMCPLIDATRLPDVDRTCRAFPETCVVIDHCARIRGGGQFHADEIQNLCSLARHKNVYVKLSAFYFLSSLGPPYTDVAPLIRSLLAAFGPQRLMWATDSPFQFQPPHTYAASLELIRDRLDFVPTSDRQWLLQRTAESVFFG; via the coding sequence ATGGCAGATCGAACGACGACGCACGCCCCGCCGGCCGCCGGCCACTTCATCGACGCCCACGTACACGTGTGGACGGACGACTTCGAGCGCTATCCATTCGCCGCTGGGTTCACACGAGAAGGCATAAAACCGCGGCGTTTCACTCCGGCCGACCTGTTGGAGCTGTGCATCCCGCTGGGTGTCGATCGCATCGTGCTCATTCAGATGAATTTCTACGGATACGATAATTCCTACATGCTGGATAGCATTCGGCGGCATCCGGGCGTGTTCGCCGGAATCGCACAAGTCGATGAACATGGCACCGACCCCGCTGCCGAGATGCGACGGTTGAAACAGGCCGGCGTGCGTGGCGTGCGGATAACGCCTGGCAGCCGCAAAGAGAACGGCTGGCTCGACGGCGTCGGCATGCGGGCGATGTGGAAGACCGCGGCCCAAGAACAAATGGCGATGTGTCCGCTGATTGATGCCACGCGTCTGCCGGACGTTGATCGCACGTGCCGCGCGTTTCCAGAAACGTGCGTCGTCATCGACCACTGTGCCCGAATCCGAGGCGGTGGTCAGTTCCATGCCGACGAGATTCAAAACCTGTGCAGCCTGGCTCGGCACAAAAACGTATACGTGAAACTGTCGGCCTTTTACTTTCTCAGCAGCTTGGGGCCACCCTATACCGACGTCGCGCCACTGATTCGAAGTCTCTTGGCTGCCTTCGGCCCGCAGCGGCTGATGTGGGCGACGGACAGCCCCTTTCAATTCCAGCCGCCTCACACTTATGCCGCTTCATTGGAGCTGATCCGCGACCGTCTCGATTTCGTACCGACCTCAGATCGTCAGTGGTTGCTCCAACGCACGGCCGAAAGTGTGTTTTTTGGCTGA
- a CDS encoding Gfo/Idh/MocA family oxidoreductase, which produces MIDPVLIGVVGLGNFGRLHALTLRGLAEARLVGLVDRRAEAIEAAQRDFKNIPLWSDVTRAIQECDAEAWVVASSTASHVTITQSLLAAGRYVLVEKPLAEHLADAESLRPVVAANNGQLMAGHIVLFNSEFRQLLNEVHKRGPLSFIDSVRHRPIATMQRLPGESPFHLLMVHDLYCVLALMNRAEAQHFSAQAHYAADGACDLAVAQMRWANGAVCSLTASFLTPDGMPDDGFDRLEVFGQGWSARIQPNPRPLHVWDDRARWPSALEIHTEPNSPSGMLAEELRCFCRVVRGLEPVPLGATYEDALQVLRWVDRLEAAANAG; this is translated from the coding sequence ATGATTGATCCAGTTCTCATTGGCGTTGTAGGTCTGGGAAATTTTGGCCGCCTGCACGCGCTGACGTTGCGCGGATTGGCAGAAGCCAGGCTGGTCGGACTCGTCGATCGACGAGCAGAAGCGATCGAAGCGGCCCAAAGGGACTTCAAGAATATACCTCTATGGAGCGACGTCACACGTGCCATCCAAGAGTGCGACGCCGAAGCTTGGGTTGTCGCTAGTTCCACTGCATCACACGTTACGATAACACAATCCCTCTTGGCCGCGGGCCGGTATGTGCTGGTTGAAAAGCCGCTTGCTGAACATCTTGCGGACGCGGAATCGTTGCGGCCCGTTGTGGCGGCAAACAACGGCCAGCTGATGGCGGGGCATATCGTACTGTTCAACAGCGAGTTCCGACAGCTGCTTAACGAAGTGCACAAACGGGGCCCGCTGTCATTCATCGATAGTGTCCGCCATCGCCCAATTGCCACGATGCAAAGGCTGCCCGGCGAGAGCCCGTTCCATTTGTTGATGGTGCACGATTTGTATTGTGTGCTGGCGTTGATGAACCGCGCCGAAGCCCAACATTTTTCGGCACAGGCGCATTATGCCGCTGATGGCGCGTGCGACCTGGCGGTCGCCCAAATGCGCTGGGCGAACGGCGCCGTGTGTTCGCTAACCGCATCCTTCCTGACGCCCGATGGGATGCCGGACGACGGCTTCGACCGGTTAGAAGTGTTTGGCCAGGGTTGGTCGGCACGGATTCAACCCAATCCGCGTCCACTGCATGTGTGGGACGATCGGGCGCGCTGGCCATCGGCATTGGAGATTCATACCGAGCCTAACAGCCCCAGCGGGATGTTGGCCGAGGAACTTCGCTGCTTCTGCCGAGTCGTTCGTGGGCTGGAGCCGGTGCCTCTCGGCGCTACCTACGAGGATGCCTTGCAGGTGCTGCGTTGGGTTGATCGGCTGGAAGCGGCAGCGAACGCGGGCTGA
- a CDS encoding L-rhamnose/proton symporter RhaT, which translates to MSNNPAIGLALITLAGIATACFYAPFKRVRGWAWETYWLAFGVVSWVIGPWLAAWLTAPHLLQILADTPLLSLLLTFVLGALWGVGSLTGGMALRYLGMSLGWAIPLGLCAALGTLLPPAFDGRFHELLDRTSGRITLVSVLVGLVGIAICAKAGMLKDGELSREQKQESIREFDLVQGLLMSVVSGVMSACMAFGIAYGKPISESALRHGTPEIWQNTPLFAVVLLGGFVTNCAWCLFLGFRNRTIGAFLGSGGMHLAINYLLCALAGSLWFMQWLFYGMGETKLGEYKFAGWSVLMVCIIIFSNLWGLAFREWAGTSRTTRLWLFAGLIVLAASALMTGSGSYLAAFEAGQSSG; encoded by the coding sequence ATGTCGAATAACCCAGCAATCGGCCTGGCATTGATTACTTTGGCGGGCATCGCCACTGCCTGTTTTTACGCGCCATTCAAGCGAGTTCGCGGCTGGGCGTGGGAAACCTACTGGCTAGCATTCGGCGTCGTTAGTTGGGTAATCGGTCCCTGGCTGGCCGCTTGGCTAACTGCTCCACATCTCCTGCAGATTCTCGCCGATACACCACTTCTCTCGCTGCTGCTTACGTTCGTTCTCGGTGCCCTGTGGGGTGTGGGCAGTTTGACGGGAGGCATGGCGCTGCGCTACTTGGGGATGTCGCTTGGCTGGGCAATTCCCCTTGGCTTATGCGCTGCGTTGGGCACGTTGTTGCCGCCGGCATTCGATGGTCGGTTCCACGAATTGTTAGACCGAACGTCGGGCCGAATCACGCTCGTCAGCGTGCTGGTGGGGTTGGTCGGAATTGCGATTTGCGCCAAGGCAGGCATGTTAAAGGACGGGGAACTGTCTCGCGAACAAAAACAGGAATCGATTCGCGAATTTGATCTCGTGCAAGGGCTCCTGATGTCCGTCGTCTCCGGCGTGATGAGCGCCTGTATGGCATTTGGTATTGCGTATGGCAAACCGATTTCCGAGTCCGCCTTGCGGCACGGCACGCCCGAAATCTGGCAGAACACCCCGTTATTTGCGGTCGTGCTATTGGGTGGCTTTGTCACTAACTGCGCGTGGTGTCTGTTTCTCGGATTTCGAAATCGCACCATCGGGGCGTTCCTGGGGTCTGGCGGCATGCATTTGGCGATCAACTACCTGCTTTGCGCGTTGGCTGGCTCTCTGTGGTTCATGCAGTGGCTATTTTACGGCATGGGCGAAACGAAACTTGGCGAATATAAATTTGCTGGTTGGTCAGTACTGATGGTTTGCATCATCATCTTTAGTAACCTGTGGGGACTCGCGTTTCGAGAATGGGCCGGAACGAGTCGCACGACAAGGCTGTGGTTATTCGCGGGACTGATTGTGCTCGCTGCATCCGCACTGATGACCGGTTCCGGCAGCTATTTGGCAGCGTTCGAAGCGGGGCAATCGTCTGGTTGA
- a CDS encoding DUF1501 domain-containing protein, with translation MSVDKRLPDFSVHDRRRFLQCAACGFGGVALHAMLADVAAATDRPLASQAPHFAPRAKRVIFLFMAGGPSQHDLFTPKPRLVRDHGERVGVTDLPQGIPVGTEKFLTLGPMAPFKPCGQSGIMLSTLLPRLAGVVDDLCFLHGMQVDNPAHDLAILQFNTGVFNELRPSMGAWVSYGLGAENENVPSYISIYPASDLRQRGSAFLPAAHQATVIGKLSQDRKESAIRFLNDPQSTPASQRHQLDFTQAANQRLLARVGEDSVMKGVIDSFELAFRMQAETPKLVELSSETSETLSLYGVGTDPTDKNGRACLLARRLCEAGVRFVQVTMDGWDHHGDIRGGLPKMCAASDQPVAALITDLKRRGLLDDTLVIWSGEFGRTPWSQDLSGTAPIEKHGREHQPQSFTSFLAGGGVRGGIGYGETDEFGYQVMSGRVHIHDLHATILHLLGLEHERLTYRHAGRDYRLTDVYGSVVREILA, from the coding sequence ATGAGTGTCGACAAGCGATTGCCGGACTTTTCCGTCCACGACCGCCGCCGGTTTTTACAGTGTGCTGCCTGTGGATTTGGTGGAGTGGCACTCCACGCGATGTTGGCCGATGTTGCGGCCGCAACGGACCGGCCACTTGCCTCACAGGCTCCCCATTTCGCGCCGCGAGCGAAGCGCGTGATTTTCTTGTTCATGGCGGGAGGGCCGTCGCAGCATGATTTATTCACACCCAAGCCACGACTCGTTCGCGACCATGGCGAACGGGTTGGCGTGACCGACCTGCCACAAGGCATTCCCGTCGGCACCGAGAAGTTTCTCACGCTCGGACCGATGGCCCCGTTCAAACCTTGTGGACAGTCGGGCATCATGCTCTCGACGCTGTTGCCCCGCCTCGCCGGCGTCGTCGACGACTTGTGCTTCCTGCATGGCATGCAGGTTGATAATCCAGCTCATGATCTGGCGATCCTGCAGTTCAATACCGGAGTATTCAACGAACTGCGGCCGTCCATGGGAGCTTGGGTAAGTTATGGGCTCGGCGCCGAGAATGAAAATGTTCCCAGTTACATCAGCATTTATCCGGCGAGCGACCTGCGTCAGCGTGGCTCAGCTTTTTTGCCGGCCGCCCACCAAGCGACGGTAATCGGAAAACTCTCGCAGGATCGCAAGGAGTCGGCAATCCGCTTTTTGAACGACCCACAATCCACGCCTGCTTCTCAGCGGCATCAACTCGATTTTACCCAGGCGGCCAACCAGCGATTGTTAGCCCGTGTGGGCGAAGATTCGGTGATGAAAGGCGTTATCGATTCCTTCGAACTAGCGTTTCGGATGCAGGCCGAAACGCCGAAACTCGTCGAGCTATCGTCAGAAACCTCGGAAACGCTTTCGCTCTATGGCGTGGGCACGGACCCCACGGATAAGAACGGCCGGGCTTGCCTGTTGGCACGCCGGCTGTGCGAAGCCGGTGTTCGATTCGTGCAGGTGACGATGGATGGCTGGGACCATCACGGCGATATTCGCGGAGGTTTGCCGAAAATGTGTGCGGCATCCGACCAACCGGTTGCCGCGTTGATCACCGATTTGAAACGCCGAGGACTGCTGGACGATACGCTCGTCATCTGGTCGGGCGAATTTGGCCGCACGCCGTGGAGCCAAGACCTTTCAGGCACCGCACCGATCGAGAAACACGGCCGTGAGCACCAGCCACAAAGCTTCACGTCATTTCTTGCCGGCGGGGGCGTGCGGGGCGGTATCGGCTACGGTGAAACCGACGAGTTCGGTTATCAAGTGATGAGCGGTCGCGTCCACATCCACGATCTGCACGCCACGATTCTCCATTTATTGGGTTTGGAACACGAGCGGCTAACCTATCGACACGCCGGACGCGATTACCGGTTGACCGATGTGTACGGCAGCGTCGTGCGCGAGATATTGGCGTGA
- a CDS encoding PSD1 domain-containing protein has translation MGTRIEQSLVRLAVMTAVALPTAMGAADQPDAASSQRNYFEQHVRPLLIERCYECHAGQKRSGELSLETRLGWQRGGNHGPAIVPEKPDESLLIRAVRYQNDDLQMPPDRRLASDEVAVLENWVRMGAPDPREGGAGQGVEAADSSAVQNHWAFQPLAESKPPNVSDASWPIKDVDRFILARLERRSWRPSPDANRYSLLRRVSFDLTGLPPTPAEIDSFIADSSERAYERVVDRLLESRAFGERWARPWLDLVGYADQIGSANNVPAEEAWRYRDYVIRAFNADKPFDQFIRDQLAGDLLTASTIEDRRDQITATGFLVLGNVNIVESDKLAMRTELVGQQIEKTGKSFLGMTLQCARCHDHKFDPITLQDYYRLAGIFASTESTYQTNRGVWSSVTKAPLPETLVQFTTREAAVREHERIVAAAQKERAEVDQLISRLDSQIATAKQAMPVVGSEAAPRDAGSTDAASVEGLEKQRSELQEKSSSLQKRLWHLEYVRPTLPVAFAVKDGSEIADAHIHIRGNPRVLGETVPRGFIQVIAPTAAAAMPADQSGRKQLADWLVGPAKHLVARVTVNRLWQRLFGRGLVASADYFGVRGETPTHPDLLDHIAQQFIAAGWSQKRLLRQLVLSRTYRQRSEADASAASQLAADPDNRMLWRMSPRRLEAEMLRDAALAVSGELTASAGGSALATEFIENVGELEPKSVNPISYGWKRFREDQRSVRSIYLPIVRSSEQPGPADPLNFFDFPQPAQYTGERSTTAVASQALFLLNGPLLKEAAGRLVKSIQADRALTGDEARLTALYRHILNRPPTTDEYRDALAFLASTNVRDSVSSDVSDSDTFRVSAWQQLAHALLISNEFLFRL, from the coding sequence ATGGGAACGCGCATCGAACAGTCGCTTGTGCGGTTGGCCGTAATGACGGCGGTTGCGTTGCCGACCGCGATGGGCGCTGCCGACCAACCGGACGCTGCGAGTTCCCAGCGCAATTATTTCGAACAGCACGTCCGGCCGTTGCTCATTGAGCGGTGCTACGAGTGTCACGCCGGCCAGAAGCGGAGTGGTGAGCTGTCGCTGGAAACGCGACTCGGATGGCAGCGTGGCGGCAACCACGGGCCGGCGATCGTGCCAGAAAAGCCTGATGAGAGTTTGCTGATTCGCGCGGTGCGCTATCAGAATGACGATCTGCAAATGCCGCCCGATCGCCGGTTGGCAAGTGACGAAGTCGCCGTACTCGAAAACTGGGTGCGGATGGGTGCGCCCGATCCGCGCGAGGGTGGGGCAGGGCAGGGTGTCGAAGCCGCCGATTCATCGGCAGTTCAGAATCATTGGGCATTTCAACCACTGGCTGAATCGAAGCCGCCAAACGTCTCGGACGCTTCGTGGCCGATCAAGGACGTCGACCGTTTCATCTTGGCACGCTTGGAAAGACGCAGTTGGCGTCCTTCACCTGATGCAAACCGTTACAGCTTATTGCGTCGGGTGTCGTTCGACCTCACGGGATTGCCGCCGACGCCGGCTGAAATCGACTCGTTTATTGCTGATAGCAGCGAGCGCGCATACGAGCGGGTTGTCGATCGCCTGCTCGAATCGCGCGCGTTTGGCGAACGTTGGGCACGGCCGTGGCTCGATCTTGTCGGCTACGCCGATCAAATTGGCTCGGCGAATAACGTGCCTGCCGAGGAGGCCTGGCGTTACCGCGATTACGTTATCCGCGCATTCAATGCGGATAAGCCGTTTGACCAATTTATCCGCGATCAATTGGCCGGTGATTTGTTGACGGCGAGCACTATCGAGGATCGGCGAGACCAGATTACAGCGACCGGCTTCTTGGTCCTCGGCAACGTGAACATCGTGGAATCCGACAAGCTGGCCATGCGCACCGAGTTAGTCGGTCAGCAAATTGAAAAGACCGGCAAATCTTTTTTGGGAATGACGTTGCAGTGCGCCCGCTGCCACGACCATAAGTTCGACCCCATTACGCTTCAAGATTATTACCGCCTCGCTGGAATTTTCGCGAGCACGGAGTCCACCTACCAAACCAACCGTGGTGTGTGGAGTTCAGTAACAAAGGCGCCGTTACCGGAGACACTTGTCCAGTTCACGACGCGGGAGGCCGCTGTGCGGGAGCACGAGCGGATCGTGGCCGCAGCCCAAAAGGAGCGTGCGGAAGTTGACCAGCTAATCTCGCGACTCGACTCCCAGATCGCCACGGCGAAACAGGCGATGCCGGTTGTCGGCAGCGAGGCGGCGCCGCGTGATGCGGGTTCCACCGACGCCGCATCAGTTGAGGGACTGGAGAAGCAACGGTCCGAACTGCAGGAAAAGTCATCATCCCTGCAAAAAAGGCTATGGCATTTGGAGTATGTTCGCCCGACGCTGCCGGTGGCCTTTGCAGTTAAGGATGGCTCTGAGATTGCCGATGCACACATCCACATCCGCGGCAATCCGCGTGTTCTCGGTGAAACCGTGCCGCGCGGCTTTATCCAAGTAATCGCGCCGACCGCGGCGGCAGCGATGCCCGCGGATCAAAGCGGTCGCAAGCAACTCGCCGATTGGCTCGTCGGCCCCGCAAAACATTTGGTTGCTCGTGTCACCGTGAACCGGCTTTGGCAGCGATTGTTCGGGCGCGGCCTCGTGGCCTCGGCCGACTACTTTGGCGTGCGCGGTGAAACCCCCACCCACCCCGATTTACTCGATCACATAGCACAACAATTCATTGCTGCTGGCTGGTCCCAGAAACGTTTGTTGAGGCAATTGGTGCTCAGCCGAACGTATCGGCAGCGATCCGAGGCCGACGCATCGGCCGCCTCTCAACTGGCAGCGGATCCAGATAACCGCATGCTATGGCGTATGAGCCCGCGGCGACTTGAGGCCGAAATGCTACGCGATGCGGCATTGGCGGTAAGCGGTGAACTCACCGCTTCCGCGGGCGGTTCGGCACTTGCAACCGAGTTCATCGAAAACGTAGGTGAACTAGAGCCAAAGTCCGTGAATCCGATAAGTTACGGATGGAAACGGTTTCGTGAAGATCAGCGTTCCGTGCGGTCAATCTATCTGCCGATCGTTCGTTCGTCCGAGCAGCCTGGTCCAGCCGATCCGCTGAACTTTTTCGATTTCCCGCAGCCGGCCCAGTATACGGGCGAACGATCGACCACGGCGGTCGCTTCCCAGGCACTCTTTCTGCTCAACGGTCCACTGTTGAAAGAAGCTGCCGGGCGATTGGTCAAGAGCATTCAAGCAGATCGTGCATTAACGGGTGATGAGGCCCGTTTGACTGCTCTGTATCGACACATATTGAACCGTCCGCCAACAACGGATGAATACCGTGATGCGCTGGCATTTCTGGCTAGCACTAATGTGCGAGATTCCGTGTCATCCGATGTATCCGATTCAGACACATTCCGCGTGTCGGCCTGGCAACAATTGGCCCACGCTCTGCTGATATCGAATGAGTTCCTTTTCCGACTGTGA